The window CGCGCAACGCCCCTACGCCCTATGCGCGCTACTTCATAAGTCATTTCGACCCTGACCGTATTTTGGGCCGCATGACGCTCCGCCAAGGGCTGCGGAGCGTTGGCAGAGTCATCTACAGCCTCGAGGCACGGCGCAACATCGAGAGGCTCATTGACGACACTTCTCCGGATATTGCGCACGTGCATGGCGTCTACCACCACCTCTCGCCGTCGGTCCTTCTTGCCCTGAAGCGCCGCGGCATTCCAGTGGTGTTCACCTTGCACGAGTACAAGATCCTCTGTCCGAGCTACCTGTTCCTGAACAGACGGGGCGAGATCTGCGAGCTGTGCCAGGGTAAAGAGTTCTGGCACCCCATCAAAGAGCGTTGCCTGAAGGGCTCGCTGGCGGCCAGTGTTCTGGTGAGCGTCGAGGCCTATGTGCATCGCTTCCTTCGTACCTATCGGCGGACGGTAGACCTTTACCTCTCGCCGAGCCGCTTCTTGCGGGACAAGATGATTCAATACGGCTTTCCACCGGACAAGGTGATCTGGTTGCCATACACCATCCCGATTGACGAATACGTCCCATCCTACCAGGCGGGCAGCTACTTCACCTATGTTGGGCGACTTTCCAGGGAAAAAGGTGTCGAGCTCCTGGTGGAGGCCATGGAGGATATCCCCGAGGCGGAGCTGTACGTGTGTGGCACGGGCAGGTTGGAGGAGCCGCTCAAGCGTTTCGTCGCGGCCCGCGGCCTGCGCAACGTACGCTTCCTTGGTCACTTGGCAAGCGAACAACTCCGGGCGGTGATGCGCGGCAGTATGTTCACCGTGGTACCTTCCATAGTCTACGACAACTCACCGCTGGCCGTTTACGAGTCCTTTGCCTTGGGCAAACCGGTGGTGGGCGCGCACATCGGCGGCATACCGGAACTCATCGAACCGGGCCAGGACGGGGTGCTCTTCGAGCCCAACAATCGGGGCGACATGGTCAGAGCGATCCGGGCGCTGTTGGCCGAGCGGTCGAAGTTAGAGGCGATGGGCCGCAAGGCGCGCGCCAAGGCGGAGCGCTGGTTCGCGCCGGAGGAGCACCTCCGCCGCCTCATGGTCGTGTACCGCCAGGTGGGCGGGGCGTGAGGATGAGGGAGCGAGGAGCGTGACCAAGCAAAAGAAACGCCTGCTCCACGTGGTGCACGGTTTAGGGCGGGCAGGAGGCGAGCGGAAACTCTGGGAGCTGCTCAGCCGGCTGGACAGGGAGCGCTATGAGATTGCCATTTGTGCCGTGGGCAAGTCGGGCCTCATGGAGCAGGAGTTCCGCAGCCTCGGCCATCTGCTATATATCTTCCCCAGGCGCTGCCGGTACGACCTCACGCTGCCCTTTGCCGTGGCGCGGTTGGTGCGCACCTTTCGCCCGGACTTGGTCCAGACCACGCTGTTCTTTGCAGACATCATCGGGGCGATGGCCAGCTGTCTTGCGCGCCCCAAGGCGCTGGTCTCCTGGGAGGTGATTACCCACCCTCTCAATTTGCGTCGGGAGCTCATGTACTGGGCGTTGCGCAACCGGTTCGATATGGTGGTTACCGTGTCCGACTCAATCCAAAAGTTCGTCGTGGACAAGCGGCACCAGAACCCTCGGGCGATAACCACCATTCACTACGGCGTGGACCTCAGGAACTATGCGCCCCGTCCGAAAACGGGAAGCTTGGCGCGCGAGATCGGGGCGCCTGGCGCCACCATATTCGGCACAGTTGCTCATTTCCGCAAACAGAAGGGACACCTGTACCTTGTAGAGGCAGTGCAGCAAGTGGTCGCCGAGTACCCCGAGGCCCACTTTGTGCTGGTGGGCGTGGGCCGCGAAGAGCCTAGAGTGCGGGAGCGCGTGGCCCAGTTGGGCCTGGAGCGTCACGTACACTTCCTCGGCCTGCGGGAGGACGTCCACGAGCTGCTCAACGAGTTTGACGTGTTCGTGCTCCCCTCACTGTGGGAAGGGTTTCCCAACGTCATTTTGGAAGCGATGGCGTGTGCCAAGCCGGTGGTGGCTACCGCGGTGGAGGGGACGGTGGAGCTGGTCGTCCACGGACAGACGGGCCTGTTGGCCGCGCCGGCCGACGCCCAGAGCTTAGCATCCGCCCTGCTCAACATGCTGGCCGACCGCGAGCTGATGGCCAGGTCCGGCCAGGCCGGACGGAGGCGGGTGGAAGAGCACTTTACGGTGGAGCATCAGGTGGCGGCCTTCGAGCGGCTGTACGACGCTCTGATCGACGGCAGGTCGGAGCAAGTGCCCATAGGCGCGAGAACCCGTAGCGCGTTGGCTCCGGCGGCGCATTCGCACCTGTGCGGGGCCTGAGGCGAGCCATGTGGAAGCTGCGGCTCAACAAGGTGGTGCATGAGTTCCAGGTCGGCGGCGTGCCCGCAGTGGCGCACCACGTCGGAAAGCGGCTGGTGCGCAGGAATACCTTTTTGGTCTTTGTCACCGACCTGGGCACTGCTCGGCCGACATATGCTTGTCCGGAGGGCTATACCCTTCGCCTGTTGCCACCCGACAAAGCAGAAGTCGACCGGCTGGTGGCCTTCTGGTTGGCCTCCTACGCCGAGAACTATCCGCTCTTTTACAACGAACAACTGGTGCGGCAACTGCTTGAGGCGCGTTTTGCTGCGGAGGAGCTCTGCTTTGTCGCCGAGCACCGGGATGACATTGCTCATTTTCATTGGGTGAGCAGGTTCGGCCGCTGTGCGTTTAACCAGGAGGAGCCGCTCAAGTTCCTGCCCCTTCGTCCAGGCATCGATGCCTATGGCTACAATGTCTTCACCCACCCTGAGCACCGCGGCAAAGGGCTGATGCTGGCGACCTACTCATTTCTTGGGGACTGGTTACGGGAGCACGGCCACGAGCGGCTGTGGAGCTGCGTGGGCACCAAGAACGCCGCCTCGATCAAACTGCACCACAAGGTGGCCACGCACGTGAGCACGCTTCACGTGACGCGCTATCTGGTGTTCGATCGGGCGCGGCTCGCGCCGGTGGCGGGGGGCTGACGTGTCGTGCCGCCAGGGCAGCCTGTCTCCTGCGGTGGTGGTGCCGCTGCACGAGACCGGTCTAGAAGTGGTGCGTGCCTTGGGCAGGCGGGGCGTGTACGTCATCGGCGTTGACGAGGATGCGCATCGCCCAGGGGCGCATTCCCGGTACTGCCGCAGAGTGGTGCGTTCCGCGATCGAAGGGGAAGCGCTGGCGGCGACCCTGCAGGCGATAGGCGAGAGCTTGGGCACGAAGGCGGCCCTTTTCCCCTGCGGAGACCCACAGGTCCTCTCGGTGTCCGAGCACCGCGATGCTTTGGAGCGCCACTACTTCTTCAATCTGCCCGACGCCGAGGTGGTGGCGACGCTGATGCACAAGGACCGCTTTGCCGATTTCGCCACGCGCCACGGGTATCCGGTGCCGCAGACGTTGGTGGTGAGAAGCCTGGAGGAAGCGCAGCAGGCGGCACGGGTAATCCGTTACCCTTGTATCGTCAAGCCTGCGGTGCGGGGTGTGGCGTGGGAAGCGCGGCGCATGCCGAAGAACTATATGGTGCACTCGCCAGAGGCCCTGTGCGCAGCCTATGCTGAGTTCCACGCGCTGGCCTCGCAGGCGGTCGTGCAAGAGTGGATCCCGGGCAGCGACGAGGAGGTGCTTTTCTGTCTCCTGTGCATCGATAGCCAAGGCCGGCCGCTGGCTACCTTCACCGGTCGGAAGTTGCGCCAGTGGCCTCCGGAGCGCGGCTGCACGGCGATCGCCACAGGCCATCAGGCCGGGGAGCTCGAAGAACTGACCCTGCGCTTCATGAACGAGGTGGGGTTCCGGGGCCTGGGGTCGATGGAGTACCGTCGCGATACGCGAGACGGACGCTTAGTGATGATCGAGCCCACGGTGGGGCGCATCGACCTCCAGTCCGGGGTAAGCGAGTTGTATGGAGTGAGCTTGCCCTGGGTAGCCTACGCCGACATGGTCGGGATTAGGATTTCTCCCCGGCCGCCCGGGGTAAGCGCCGGCGAAGCGAGGTGGGTCCACGAGGAGGGCGTGGCACGGCTCTGGCTGCGGCAGGTGCGGCGGGGACGCATCGCTTTCCGCGAATGGGGGCGACTGTTGCGGGGGAGGAAGAGGTTTGCAGTCTTTGCGGGCGACGACTTGGCACCGACGGCGGCGCTGGTGTGCGAAGTCGCAAGAAAGACATGGCGGGCGCTGAGTGGTTGGTTTGTCCACCTTCGCAGGAGCGAGGGAGAATAATGCGCATCAACTGGAGAATAGTGACTTCTGTGGGGATGGTGGCCATAGGCGGCGTCTTCCTGAGCTACGGCTTGTTGCACGACATCTGGGAAGGGCAGCCTCGCTACTACGGGCCCAACGACAGGCTGATGATCGGCTTTGGCGCCGCAGGAGCGGCCTTGGGACTGCTCCTTGCCATTGGCCAGCGACTGCGACTCCACCGTCGCGGCCTGCTCGCCGCGCGCATGCCCCTGTTTGACGCGGTGGTGCTCGCTGGGCTTGCCGCCTTGGCCGGCATTGCCGCGGGCATCATCTGGTTCCACAACGGCAGCGTGGATGAATCCTACCAAAACAAGGAGTTCGCCATCGGCATCTATCGCTCGCGCGACGGCGCGCCTCTGCAATTCAGCGGCGAGGGACTGGACAATCCAGTGCTCACCCGCTACAGCATGCCCGAGCTGGAGATACGCTGCGTGGCGGATCCTTTCCTGGTGAGCGAGAAGGATTCCTTCTACATCTTCTACGAAGCGCTGGAGGCGGTGACCGGCCAGGGGGTGATTGCGGTCGCCACAAGCGGTGATGGCAGAGGTTGGCAGTACAAGGGCGTCGTGCTGGACGAGCCATTTCACCTTTCTTACCCCTGCGTGTTCAAGTGGAAAGGGGACTATTACATGATCCCCGAAGCGGCGACCACCAGGTCGGTCAGGCTCTATCGTGCGGTGCACTTCCCCTACCGCTGGGAGTTCATCAAGAAGCTAATCGACCAGGACGACAAGCTGTTCAAAGACAACACCATCTTCGAGCACGAGGGCCGCTGGTGGCTGTTCAGCGAGACGATGGGCAACCGCGTGCTCAGGCTGTATTACGCGGATACGCCCCTGGGGCCGTGGACCGAGCACCCGCGCAGTCCGGTGGTGAACGGCAATCCGGAGATTGCCAGACCGGGGGGCGCGGTGGTGCACATTGACGGCCGATTGTACCGTTTCGCCCAGGATGATGCCAAGTATTACGGACGTCAAGTTTGGGCGATCGAGATCACCAAACTGTCGCCGACCGACTACGAAGAGAGAAAGGTGGGGAAAAAGCCAGTTCTGAAGGGCTTCGCCCCCTGGAATCGCCGCGGCATGCACCACCTGTGCCCCATCAAGACAGCCGAGGGGTGGATGGCTGCCGTAGATGGCTACTGAGGACAGCCTGTCGCGGGCAAGTGAGGAGGAAGCGCATGGCCAGGCGGGCGACCGTCGCGGTGGTCAGGACAAGCCCGGAGCGGGTGCAGGAAGACATCGCGCGCGCCATGGAGCTTGCAGGGTTCCGGCAGCACCTGGCGCCGGGAGTCACCACCATCCTCAAGGACAACATTTCCTGGCACTATCCATTCCCCTCGGCGAACACCACGCCGTGGCAGCTGGAGGGCGTGGTGCGCACGTTGCGGGAGGCTGGCTATCGCGACCTGGTGGCAGTGCACAACAACACGGTGGTCACCAACCCACGCAAGGGGGCAAAGCTCAACCGTCTGGCCCCCGTGTATGAGCGTCATCAGGTGGCGGAACGATACAACTTCTTGCCACAGGACATGGCCTGGGTGCCGTACCGGCCTAAGAGCAAGATGTTGGTGCTGGACAAAGTCTTTCCCGAGGGGATCAGGCTACCGGACTTTTTCTTCGGCAAAAACATCGTTCACCTGCCCACCCTGAAGTGCCACATCTACACAACGACGACTGGCGCCATGAAGAACGCATTCGGTGGCCTGCTCAACACCAGGCGCCACTACACGCACAGCGTCATTCACGAGACGCTGGTGGACCTGTTGGCGATACAGCGCGAGATACACCCCGGGATCTTTGCCGCGATGGATGGCACTACGGCGGGCGACGGTCCTGGGCCGCGCACCATGCGCCCGGTGCAGGCTGACCTCATCCTTGCCAGCGGCGACCAGGTGGCTGTGGACGCGGTAGCCGCCAAAATTCTCGGCTTTGCGCCCATGCAGGTCGGGTACATCAGGTTGGCCCATGAGGCGGGTTTGGGAGTGGGACGCCCAGAGGAGATCGAGCTGGTGGGCGACGACGTCGAGGGCTTTTGCCTCGGTTGCAAGGTTGGTGACAATTTGGCGAGTAGAGCCGGCGATCTGTTCTGGTTCGGCGGTGGCAAGAGGCTGCAAAAGCTCCTCTTCAGAACGCCGCTTGTGTACCTGTTCGTCTTTGCTTCAGCAGCGTATCACGACCTGTTCTGGTGGCCGGTCAAGGGAAGGACAACCTTCGACCGCTGGCGGCAGCAGACACCTTGGGGCCGCCTGTTCGACAGCTATGCCCAAGACTTGCAGTCTGTACGGGAGTGAGGAGGTGAGGGATGCGGCAACGCTCCGATTGGCCATTCCTCTTGCTGATTGTCGGTCTGGCGGCGGGCCTGCAAGCATACGGCCTCGACAAGATCGTGCTGGGCAGTGATGAGCTCCACCCTGCGCGCGCACTCATCAGCAGCGATTGGAGCATCTTGCGCTACCCATGGCCGGCAGAGGCCACCCTGGAGTTCTACCGGAACTGGCCTATGCACTTCCCGCCGCTTTTTGCGCTGCTCACCCGGGCGGCAGTGGTTGTGTTAGGCGCCAGCCATTTTGCCTTCCGGCTCTTGCCGCTCCTATTTGCGAGCGCCGCGACGCTGGTCAGCTACTTCTTGTACCGCGAGTACTCCGGACGGCGGTGGGCCCTCATAGCGCCCGTGCTGGTGGGCCTCGCTTCGGACCAGATGCTCACTTGGGCAAAGGCCATCAAACATTACACCGCCGACGTTCTCTTTTGCTCGCTCTTGCTCATTGCGGGAAAGCGGCTATTGGAGGGAAACCAGACACGGGATTGGGCGTTGTTCGGACTTTTGGCTGCGGTGAGCTTCTGGATAGGCTACGGCGCGGTCTACGTCACGGCGAGCATCTTCTTGCTCCTCTGCGTTCGGGTGTGGCTCCTGGCGCGGCGCAACCAGGGCGCACTGCGTCCTCATTTTGTGCCGCTGCTGCTGACCGGGCTCCTGACGGTGGTGTCCTTCGCAGGGCTGCGCAGCCTGGCTATCGAACAAGCCGTGAGTAACGACGTGTTCATGAAGTCCTTCGGTATCCAGATGCTTGACCATAGCCGCATCGGGGACATCGGCTACGTTGCCCATTTCTTCGCGCGCATTGGCTTCCAAACATTGAAGTTGCCCTGGTTCTTCTTTCGCCATTCTGCACCCTTTGCCGTCGTGGCCAACGCCCTGCTCGCTATCTGGTTGATTTCACGGGTGCGCAGGCGGCAATGGTATGAGCTCGGCTTGCTCGTTTTGCCCTGGCTCTTCTGTGTGGGTGCAGCAGTGGCGGGATTCTATCCCTTCACCGCCAATCGTCTGCTGCTGTTCCTGTTGCCGTCCTGGATGCGGATGATGATTGGCGGTTTCTCTGAGGCAGTGGATTGGTTGCGGCAGCGAGGTCGCCTGCTGGCAGCTGTGGTGATGGTGGTGCTGGGCGTGTGGGTTGCGGGGATGGTCTACCGCAACGCGGTGGACGTGAGCAAGATGCGCCTTGGTGGCGGGCGACGAATCGATTTAGCGGTGCAGTATTTGGCCCAGAACGCCGAAGATGGCGATACGGTCTTTTTGCACTGGGCGGCAATTGTCGGGTTCTACTACTACTTCACCGACCACCAACCTGGTTATGCCCATGAGTACCCTATTCCCGGCAAGGGCGGCAAGGTTCACGTCATCTATGGCGAGCAGCATAACAAACTCGAGGATTACGAGCCCTTGTTTCGCAAGCTGGAGGCGGTGCCAGGACGGCTGTGGCTGCTCTTCGGGCACAAGTGGCCTTCGGTGGAGATGACGGCCTTGGAGGCACGCCTTCGTGCTCAACGCCCATTGCTGCGTGAGTATGAAGGAGGCAAGTGCCGTGTGGTACTGTTTGGGCCGAATGGGGAGCTTCGGCCGACAGAAGAAGCCGTTCAGGCACGGGAAAGGTGACGGGAGATGAAACAGTTGCAAGGGGTCCATGTCTTGGTCACCGGGGGCGCCGGCTTTGTGGGGTCGAGCATCGTGGCACGGTTGCTGGAATACGGCGCCGAGGTGACAGTCCTTGACGACCTGTTCACGGGCAAGCGAGAGAATCTTCCGGAGGAGCGGCGCCTACGTTTCATTCTTGGCAGCGTCACTGACGCCGGGGTGGTGGAAGAGGCAATGGCTGGGTGTGAGATTGTTATCCATGCGGCGGCGCGCAATATCACCGTCTCTACGCGCAATCCCCGGGAAGATTTTCAGACCAATATTGGCGGGACCCTGAACGTGCTGCTTGCTGCGCGCAAATTGGGTGTCCGTCGCGTGGTGTACACTTCCACTTCTTCCATCTACGGCAATGCCCGTTACTTGCCCATCAACGAGGATGACCAGTATGCGACGCTCTCGCCGTATGCGGTGAGCAAGTTCGCGGGCGAAAACTACTGCACTGCCTTCTACGAGTCGTTCGGCCTGTCCACATGTGTGGTGCGGTACTCGAACATCTACGGCCCGCGGCAGAGCCCGGACAACCCCTACTGCGGTGTCGTGGCCAAGTTCTTTGATGCGGCCATGCAGGACCGTCCGTTGCTCATCCACGGTGACGGTGAGCAGACCCGAGACTTTACTTATGTTGAGGACGCGGTTCAGGCCACGCTCTTGGCCGCCGTGTCCACAAAGGCCGAGGGGCGTGTGTACAACGTCGGCACTGGTCGGGAAGTGACAATCAACTACCTGGCGGAGTGCGTGGCAAAGGTCTTTGGCAAGCCTCTACGCGTCGAGCATATCGACCGCCGGGACATCGACAACATAAGGCGGCGGGTGATGAACATCGAGCGCATTCGCCGGGAGCTACGCTGGGTGCCAGAGACCACCCTCGAGGAGGGGTTGCGGCGCACCAGGGAGTGGCTGGAGGGTAGTGAGCACGGGGGGATGCCGTGAGCAAACCAGGCCGGGTCATTGTCATCGCGCCTGTTTGGAACGAAGAAGGGCGCGTGGGCCGCGCAGTCAAGGAGGTGCCCCACCAGTGGGTGGACGAGGTGGTGGTGGTCGACGATGGCTCACAGGATGGGAGCGCAGACGAAGCGGCAGCGGCAGGGGCTACGGTAATCCGGCATGCCGGCAATCGTGGGGTGGGGGCGGCCATTCGCACGGGATTCGACTATGCGTTACAACAGGGTTTCCATTTCGTGGCGGTAATGTCCGGCGGTGGCAAAACCCCTGCTCGGCAGCTTCCCCTGCTGCTTGCGCCGCTCTTCGCTGGTGCCTACGACTTTGTACAAGGCTCACGCTATCTCCCCGGCGGCAGGAGGCTCAACCACCCTGCCCATCGCCAGGCCGGAACGCGAGCCTATTCGCTACTCTTTTCCCTGATGGCGCGCAGGCGCGTGACGGACGGCTCGTGTGGGTTCCGCGCCTTGCGCGCAGATGTGCTCAGGGACAGGCGGCTCAACCTGCACCAACAGTGGTTGGACCACTACGAACTTGAGCCCTACTTGTACTTTATGGCACTGCGCCTCGGATACAGGGTCAAGGAGGTATCCGTAACGATCGTCTATCCTTCCTTGCGCAACGGCTCGTTTACCAAGATGCGCGGGGTGGTGGATTGGTGGAGCATAGCCAGGCCGCTTCTCTTGTTGGGCGCGGGATGGCGCCGCTGATACCTTGTGCAAGTCGCCAGTTTGACTGAAGACGTGTTGCTCGTCCTTTAGCTGACATTGAGGTCAAAGTGAGAGGCAGAGAAAGCGGATACCCGCCTCGACTAAGAGTGGTGCCCTGGGTCGTGGCTGCATGTGGCGTCCTTCTTGTCGGTGCATCATTATGCAACTTTGTGGTCGCAAAAGGCATTGTGGACCACTGGGCAAGGCATGGCCGAGCGGATTTCTATACGCCATACGTCCACCAGTTGCTCGCGTGGAGCATGCGCGGATTGGGCTTGGCCATGCTCATGCTCGGCCTGGCCTGCCGAGGCCTGATCGCCCGAGGCCTCTACGCCCTGTGGCGCGACAGCAGAACACTGCTGAGTGCAGTTGGAACCGCGCTGCACTCGGCGTGCAGAGAAAGGTTGTTCATCTGGACATTGGTAGCCTTTCTTCTAATCGGCGCGGCCATTCGCATCTCCTTTCTGTTTGAGCCGATGTCCTACGATGAAAGCGCCACCTTTGTGCTCCACATTGACAAGCCGCTCCGTTTCGCCCTGGCCAACTATCGCCACCCTGGTAACCACTTGCTCAATACTATCCTTGCGCACGTTTCGGTGGGGATCTTCGGCAAGGGTCCGTGGGCAATTCGGCTGCCCGCCTTGCTGGCGGGGATCTGCCTGATAGGGTTGCTCTACTTTGTGGCACGACGTGTGCGCGGGCCTGGAGCCGCGCTCATTGGTGCGGCGGTGGCGGCCGGCTCAGGTTGCCTGGTCTACTATTCCACCCGCGGGCGGGGGTACATCTTGGGGGCTCTGCTCTTCCTTGGGCAACTATGGCTTGCCGAGTACGCTCGACGGCACGACAACCGCGCCGCGTGGCTCCTGTTTGCCGTGGCCGGGGCGTTGAGCATGTTCACGGTACCTACAATGCTCTACGGGGTGGGCATAATCTACACCTACCTCGTTTTGTGCGTGATCGCAGGGTGCGGTTCTGGAGCCAGAGGACTAATGGCAGTCCGGATGGGGTGGAGTGCGATGGTCATGGCGGCCCTCACTTTGCTCCTCTACGCGCCGCCCCTATTGGTGAACGGCCTGCGAGAGATGACCTCCAACCCTGTTTACCAGCGCCTGCCCTTGGCTCGGTTTGCAAAGGAGCTGTGGGCGACTTTGCCCGGCGTGTGGCAGCTCTGGCACCGAGATGTGCCGTTGGTGGTGCAGGGGGTGCTGCTGGTTGGTTTCCTTGTGTCCATGTTCGAGCCGGGGGAGTCGGCTCGCGCACGCAGGCTGCTCGTTGGAGGGGTGCCAATGTTCCTCGTACCCGTGCTGCTGCTCCATCGCGTGGTCCCCTTCCCGCGGGTATGGCTTTTCCTGTGGCCCCTTTACTCAGCTTGTGGCGCCGCAGGACTGTCGTGGGGCCTGGAGGCAGTGGCACGAAGGCATGCCCCAACTGCGGTGGCGGCAGTTGCCAGCCTCTTGTTGGTTGCCAACTCTTTGACGGTCCTGGGAGCGCGAACGCGGCACGCCAACGACTATGCCCATTTCCATGATGGCAAGGAGATGGCAGCTTTTCTCGCTGAACAGCTGGCGCCCGGGGACAAACTGCTGTCTCCTGCACCGGCGAGCATGCCGCTGCGTTACCACTTCTCACGATTGGGTGTAGACGAAGGCCCCATGTTCAGGCCTATGCACCAAACGGAAAGGTTGTGGGTGGTGCTCAACCATCCCACCAGCGGTCCCGTGGAATCGTTGGCGGATGTCCTGCGCAATGGGCGGGTGCCAAATGAGGAGTTCGGCGAGCCAGTCCTCATCCACCGCTTCCCGTACGCCTCGCTGTACCAGATGCGCCGCCTTCCTGCGGAGCGGGGCCACCACAGGCAGTAGGTATCCCTGACGACATTGTGTCTGGCATCAGGCCTTGCCAATGTATTGAGTTTGTCTCCGTCCTGAAGGGCACGACGAAAGGCAGAGGGCGGTGCTTACCGACGTTTCGGGAGGGTGGCGCCGCAGGCACATCTTGCTAGCCAGCGGAGCGTGAAAGGCTCATTGGCCACCTCGATGCCGAAAGGAGCACCCGTGCTTGCTTTTCCTCGGTCTTGGTGTCAGGCCGGAGGCCAGGGCAGAGAAGTCCCCCAAAGGCTGCCAAGGCGAATTCGCGTACGCAGGGAAGAGGCTACCTCATTCGCAGAGGCCTCTAAGAAAGCAAGCCGTGCCTTCCTGGTCATCCGCCAGGCCGGTTTCGATGCCGACGAGTATCCTTATCTGCTTACGAAGACCCCCGAGGGGATGGTTCGGCTCTTTAGTGGGCATCGGCTT is drawn from candidate division KSB1 bacterium and contains these coding sequences:
- a CDS encoding glycosyltransferase family 4 protein, translated to MRVLMVHKFYFIEGGAERYLFNISGLLSRHGIEVIPFAMHHPRNAPTPYARYFISHFDPDRILGRMTLRQGLRSVGRVIYSLEARRNIERLIDDTSPDIAHVHGVYHHLSPSVLLALKRRGIPVVFTLHEYKILCPSYLFLNRRGEICELCQGKEFWHPIKERCLKGSLAASVLVSVEAYVHRFLRTYRRTVDLYLSPSRFLRDKMIQYGFPPDKVIWLPYTIPIDEYVPSYQAGSYFTYVGRLSREKGVELLVEAMEDIPEAELYVCGTGRLEEPLKRFVAARGLRNVRFLGHLASEQLRAVMRGSMFTVVPSIVYDNSPLAVYESFALGKPVVGAHIGGIPELIEPGQDGVLFEPNNRGDMVRAIRALLAERSKLEAMGRKARAKAERWFAPEEHLRRLMVVYRQVGGA
- a CDS encoding glycosyltransferase; amino-acid sequence: MTKQKKRLLHVVHGLGRAGGERKLWELLSRLDRERYEIAICAVGKSGLMEQEFRSLGHLLYIFPRRCRYDLTLPFAVARLVRTFRPDLVQTTLFFADIIGAMASCLARPKALVSWEVITHPLNLRRELMYWALRNRFDMVVTVSDSIQKFVVDKRHQNPRAITTIHYGVDLRNYAPRPKTGSLAREIGAPGATIFGTVAHFRKQKGHLYLVEAVQQVVAEYPEAHFVLVGVGREEPRVRERVAQLGLERHVHFLGLREDVHELLNEFDVFVLPSLWEGFPNVILEAMACAKPVVATAVEGTVELVVHGQTGLLAAPADAQSLASALLNMLADRELMARSGQAGRRRVEEHFTVEHQVAAFERLYDALIDGRSEQVPIGARTRSALAPAAHSHLCGA
- a CDS encoding GNAT family N-acetyltransferase; amino-acid sequence: MWKLRLNKVVHEFQVGGVPAVAHHVGKRLVRRNTFLVFVTDLGTARPTYACPEGYTLRLLPPDKAEVDRLVAFWLASYAENYPLFYNEQLVRQLLEARFAAEELCFVAEHRDDIAHFHWVSRFGRCAFNQEEPLKFLPLRPGIDAYGYNVFTHPEHRGKGLMLATYSFLGDWLREHGHERLWSCVGTKNAASIKLHHKVATHVSTLHVTRYLVFDRARLAPVAGG
- a CDS encoding DUF362 domain-containing protein, with amino-acid sequence MARRATVAVVRTSPERVQEDIARAMELAGFRQHLAPGVTTILKDNISWHYPFPSANTTPWQLEGVVRTLREAGYRDLVAVHNNTVVTNPRKGAKLNRLAPVYERHQVAERYNFLPQDMAWVPYRPKSKMLVLDKVFPEGIRLPDFFFGKNIVHLPTLKCHIYTTTTGAMKNAFGGLLNTRRHYTHSVIHETLVDLLAIQREIHPGIFAAMDGTTAGDGPGPRTMRPVQADLILASGDQVAVDAVAAKILGFAPMQVGYIRLAHEAGLGVGRPEEIELVGDDVEGFCLGCKVGDNLASRAGDLFWFGGGKRLQKLLFRTPLVYLFVFASAAYHDLFWWPVKGRTTFDRWRQQTPWGRLFDSYAQDLQSVRE
- a CDS encoding glycosyltransferase family 39 protein; its protein translation is MRQRSDWPFLLLIVGLAAGLQAYGLDKIVLGSDELHPARALISSDWSILRYPWPAEATLEFYRNWPMHFPPLFALLTRAAVVVLGASHFAFRLLPLLFASAATLVSYFLYREYSGRRWALIAPVLVGLASDQMLTWAKAIKHYTADVLFCSLLLIAGKRLLEGNQTRDWALFGLLAAVSFWIGYGAVYVTASIFLLLCVRVWLLARRNQGALRPHFVPLLLTGLLTVVSFAGLRSLAIEQAVSNDVFMKSFGIQMLDHSRIGDIGYVAHFFARIGFQTLKLPWFFFRHSAPFAVVANALLAIWLISRVRRRQWYELGLLVLPWLFCVGAAVAGFYPFTANRLLLFLLPSWMRMMIGGFSEAVDWLRQRGRLLAAVVMVVLGVWVAGMVYRNAVDVSKMRLGGGRRIDLAVQYLAQNAEDGDTVFLHWAAIVGFYYYFTDHQPGYAHEYPIPGKGGKVHVIYGEQHNKLEDYEPLFRKLEAVPGRLWLLFGHKWPSVEMTALEARLRAQRPLLREYEGGKCRVVLFGPNGELRPTEEAVQARER
- a CDS encoding NAD-dependent epimerase/dehydratase family protein translates to MKQLQGVHVLVTGGAGFVGSSIVARLLEYGAEVTVLDDLFTGKRENLPEERRLRFILGSVTDAGVVEEAMAGCEIVIHAAARNITVSTRNPREDFQTNIGGTLNVLLAARKLGVRRVVYTSTSSIYGNARYLPINEDDQYATLSPYAVSKFAGENYCTAFYESFGLSTCVVRYSNIYGPRQSPDNPYCGVVAKFFDAAMQDRPLLIHGDGEQTRDFTYVEDAVQATLLAAVSTKAEGRVYNVGTGREVTINYLAECVAKVFGKPLRVEHIDRRDIDNIRRRVMNIERIRRELRWVPETTLEEGLRRTREWLEGSEHGGMP
- a CDS encoding glycosyltransferase family 2 protein, coding for MSKPGRVIVIAPVWNEEGRVGRAVKEVPHQWVDEVVVVDDGSQDGSADEAAAAGATVIRHAGNRGVGAAIRTGFDYALQQGFHFVAVMSGGGKTPARQLPLLLAPLFAGAYDFVQGSRYLPGGRRLNHPAHRQAGTRAYSLLFSLMARRRVTDGSCGFRALRADVLRDRRLNLHQQWLDHYELEPYLYFMALRLGYRVKEVSVTIVYPSLRNGSFTKMRGVVDWWSIARPLLLLGAGWRR
- a CDS encoding glycosyltransferase family 39 protein — protein: MRGLGLAMLMLGLACRGLIARGLYALWRDSRTLLSAVGTALHSACRERLFIWTLVAFLLIGAAIRISFLFEPMSYDESATFVLHIDKPLRFALANYRHPGNHLLNTILAHVSVGIFGKGPWAIRLPALLAGICLIGLLYFVARRVRGPGAALIGAAVAAGSGCLVYYSTRGRGYILGALLFLGQLWLAEYARRHDNRAAWLLFAVAGALSMFTVPTMLYGVGIIYTYLVLCVIAGCGSGARGLMAVRMGWSAMVMAALTLLLYAPPLLVNGLREMTSNPVYQRLPLARFAKELWATLPGVWQLWHRDVPLVVQGVLLVGFLVSMFEPGESARARRLLVGGVPMFLVPVLLLHRVVPFPRVWLFLWPLYSACGAAGLSWGLEAVARRHAPTAVAAVASLLLVANSLTVLGARTRHANDYAHFHDGKEMAAFLAEQLAPGDKLLSPAPASMPLRYHFSRLGVDEGPMFRPMHQTERLWVVLNHPTSGPVESLADVLRNGRVPNEEFGEPVLIHRFPYASLYQMRRLPAERGHHRQ